Proteins encoded by one window of Luteimonas yindakuii:
- a CDS encoding copper resistance system multicopper oxidase produces the protein MNHDPSRPRGWQAPLSRRRFVQGLALGGLALGTAGVRLPAHAATDARSGPQVLRGNAFDLSIGSTPVNFTGRTRPAITVNGSLPAPLLRWRQGETVTLRVANRLPDAVTSIHWHGIILPANMDGVPGLSFDGIAPGEAYLYRFTLGQSGSYWYHSHSLFQEQAGLYGAIIIDPAEPLPYHWDREHVVLLSDWTDLDPGRLFQRLKKESEYDNRYKPTVGDFVRDVREHGWSQTVADRRAWARMRMTPTDISDVNAHTYTYLMNGTTPASNWTGLFRSGEKVLLRFINAGAMTYFDVRIPGLKMTVVAADGLPVHPVTVDEFRIAAAETFDVIVEPSGQDAYTIFAQDMGRTGFARGTLAVRPGLEAPLPAIDPRPRLTMADMGHGDHAMHGASSAMPSTPSAQGVHADGHAVDAHAGAHAAQDMQAGHGAPETPGMHAHRDAQPVHDMHTGHGSDGMQAHPASESRNPLVDMQTMTPTPRLDDPGIGLRDNGRRVLAYADLASIAGDQDGRDPGREVELHLTGHMGRFSWSFDGIPFASAQPLQLNYGERVRIVLVNDTMMTHPIHLHGVWSDLEDANGDFMVRKHTVDMPPGTRRSYRVRADAAGRWAFHCHLLYHMEAGMMREVHIGEAA, from the coding sequence ATGAACCACGACCCTTCCCGTCCCCGCGGGTGGCAGGCGCCGCTGTCGCGTCGCCGCTTCGTGCAGGGCCTGGCCCTTGGCGGCCTCGCGCTCGGCACCGCCGGCGTTCGCCTGCCTGCGCACGCCGCTACCGACGCACGCAGTGGACCGCAGGTGTTGCGCGGCAATGCCTTCGACCTGTCGATCGGCAGCACGCCGGTCAACTTCACCGGCCGCACGCGCCCGGCGATCACCGTCAACGGCAGCCTGCCGGCGCCACTCCTGCGCTGGCGCCAGGGTGAGACCGTGACCCTGCGCGTGGCCAACCGCCTGCCCGATGCGGTGACCTCGATCCACTGGCACGGGATCATCCTGCCGGCCAACATGGATGGCGTGCCGGGACTGAGCTTCGATGGCATCGCGCCGGGCGAGGCGTATCTCTACCGCTTCACCCTCGGGCAATCGGGCAGTTACTGGTACCACAGCCATTCGCTGTTCCAGGAACAGGCCGGCCTGTACGGCGCGATCATCATCGACCCCGCCGAGCCGCTGCCCTACCACTGGGACCGCGAGCATGTGGTGCTGCTGTCGGACTGGACCGACCTCGACCCCGGTCGGCTGTTCCAGCGGCTGAAGAAGGAATCCGAGTACGACAACCGCTACAAGCCCACCGTTGGCGACTTCGTCCGCGACGTGCGCGAGCACGGCTGGTCGCAGACGGTCGCCGACCGCCGCGCTTGGGCGCGGATGCGGATGACGCCGACCGACATCTCCGACGTCAACGCGCACACCTACACCTACCTGATGAACGGCACGACGCCGGCATCGAACTGGACCGGCCTGTTCCGCTCCGGCGAGAAGGTGCTGCTGCGCTTCATCAATGCCGGCGCGATGACCTATTTCGACGTGCGCATCCCGGGGTTGAAGATGACCGTGGTGGCCGCGGATGGCCTGCCGGTGCACCCGGTGACGGTGGACGAGTTCCGCATCGCCGCGGCGGAGACGTTCGACGTGATCGTCGAACCGTCGGGCCAGGATGCGTACACGATCTTCGCCCAGGACATGGGCCGCACCGGTTTCGCGCGCGGCACGCTGGCGGTGCGCCCGGGGCTGGAAGCGCCGTTGCCGGCGATCGATCCGCGACCGCGCCTGACGATGGCCGACATGGGGCATGGCGACCACGCGATGCATGGGGCGTCGTCCGCCATGCCATCCACGCCATCGGCGCAGGGCGTGCACGCCGATGGGCACGCCGTCGATGCGCATGCGGGCGCGCACGCGGCGCAGGATATGCAGGCAGGCCATGGCGCACCTGAGACGCCTGGCATGCACGCGCATCGCGATGCACAGCCCGTCCACGACATGCATACGGGCCACGGCAGCGATGGCATGCAGGCGCACCCGGCCAGCGAGTCCCGCAATCCGCTGGTCGACATGCAGACGATGACGCCGACGCCACGCCTCGACGATCCCGGCATCGGCCTGCGCGACAACGGCCGTCGCGTGCTGGCCTATGCCGATCTCGCCAGCATCGCCGGCGACCAGGACGGCCGCGATCCCGGTCGCGAGGTGGAACTGCACCTCACCGGCCACATGGGCAGGTTCTCGTGGTCGTTCGACGGCATCCCGTTCGCCAGCGCGCAGCCGTTGCAGCTCAACTACGGCGAGCGCGTGCGCATCGTGCTGGTCAACGACACCATGATGACCCACCCCATCCATCTGCATGGCGTGTGGAGCGACCTCGAGGACGCGAATGGCGACTTCATGGTGCGCAAGCACACGGTGGACATGCCGCCGGGCACGCGCCGCAGCTACCGCGTGCGTGCCGATGCCGCCGGCCGCTGGGCCTTCCATTGCCATCTGCTGTATCACATGGAGGCCGGCATGATGCGCGAGGTCCACATCGGGGAGGCCGCATGA
- a CDS encoding CopL family metal-binding regulatory protein, producing the protein MRPLLLRLFLCITLLLNGIGSGMASVHVQLGALAGDAVAEAMASAADPDCPHAGGAVPSPAPALHPAAPGPGDTDCLKLCMDLSLQPAQALATPPGLLPAAQPPDAPALRATAGVASAAGPPPLRPPIRA; encoded by the coding sequence ATGCGCCCGCTGCTCCTCCGCCTGTTCCTCTGCATCACGCTGCTGCTCAACGGCATCGGCTCGGGCATGGCGTCGGTGCATGTGCAGCTGGGCGCACTCGCCGGCGACGCGGTGGCCGAAGCAATGGCATCGGCCGCGGATCCTGATTGCCCACATGCGGGCGGAGCCGTGCCCTCTCCGGCTCCAGCCCTCCATCCAGCTGCGCCCGGGCCCGGGGACACCGACTGCCTGAAGCTGTGCATGGACCTCAGCCTGCAACCGGCGCAGGCGCTGGCGACACCACCCGGCCTGCTTCCAGCGGCGCAGCCGCCGGATGCACCCGCGCTGCGGGCGACGGCCGGCGTGGCATCCGCCGCGGGCCCGCCGCCGCTGAGACCGCCGATCCGCGCATGA
- a CDS encoding copper resistance protein B, giving the protein MTHASQVAWQIEVDRLEVWDTDQGTGELWEVEAWVGGDLQRLWLRSEGSRSDGRTDNADIELLFGRSVTPWWEVLAGVRQDTRPASRSWAAIGVEGTAPGMIELTAMAYAGSGGQVQLKAEAAYDVRFSNRLILRPSLEATAALDDEPDQGIGSGLNGIEAGWRLRYEISPRFAPYVGVVHERLFGGTAAHARAAGDAARDTRVVAGLRGWW; this is encoded by the coding sequence ATGACGCACGCATCGCAGGTCGCGTGGCAGATCGAGGTCGACCGCCTCGAGGTGTGGGACACGGATCAGGGCACGGGTGAGCTGTGGGAAGTCGAGGCCTGGGTCGGTGGCGACCTGCAGCGGTTGTGGCTGAGAAGCGAGGGCAGCCGCAGTGATGGCCGTACCGACAACGCCGACATCGAACTGCTGTTCGGCCGCAGCGTGACGCCGTGGTGGGAGGTGCTGGCCGGCGTGCGCCAGGACACCCGACCGGCGTCGCGCAGCTGGGCGGCGATCGGGGTCGAGGGCACCGCGCCGGGCATGATCGAGCTGACCGCGATGGCGTATGCGGGCAGCGGCGGCCAGGTGCAGCTGAAAGCCGAGGCCGCGTACGACGTGCGCTTCAGCAACCGGCTGATCCTGCGGCCGTCGCTGGAGGCCACCGCCGCGCTCGACGACGAACCCGACCAGGGCATCGGCAGCGGCCTCAACGGCATCGAGGCCGGCTGGCGCCTGCGCTACGAGATCAGCCCGCGGTTCGCCCCGTACGTCGGCGTGGTGCACGAGCGGCTGTTCGGCGGCACCGCCGCGCATGCGCGCGCGGCAGGCGACGCCGCGCGGGACACGCGGGTGGTCGCCGGCTTGCGCGGCTGGTGGTGA